From one Lotus japonicus ecotype B-129 chromosome 3, LjGifu_v1.2 genomic stretch:
- the LOC130748909 gene encoding uncharacterized protein LOC130748909 — MEADSATPSVPPEESHIAVVQTEPSSSNSGENASDADTAGDHLAKSADVLAKGLSSMLSTIISDFDSRAQHTLNSQHHLSSSIDRLTGELDQLLEDAPLPFIMQHAAKISSVRKRVSSLNSVLKSIQGRIDNIDRMLSLGTTHEKTTTEGSR, encoded by the exons ATGGAAGCAGACTCAGCCACTCCCTCCGTTCCACCGGAGGAAAGCCACATCGCCGTCGTTCAAACCGAACCTTCGAGTTCCAACTCCGGCGAGAACGCCTCCGACGCCGACACCGCCGGTGACCACCTCGCGAAGAGCGCCGACGTATTAGCGAAAGGATTGTCCTCGATGCTCTCCACTATCATCAGCGACTTCGATTCCAGAGCTCAACACACTCTCAACAGCCAGCACCACCTCTCTTCCTCCATTGATCGTCTCACTGGAG AACTTGATCAGTTACTTGAAGATGCACCTTTGCCATTCATAATGCAGCATGCTGCCAAGATTTCTAGTGTCAGGAAAAGAGTTTCATCGctaaattcagttttaaaatcCATACAAGGGCGGATTGATAATATAGACCGCATGCTGTCTCTTGGCACCACCCATG AGAAAACGACGACTGAAGGTTCTCGGTGA